Genomic window (Arachis hypogaea cultivar Tifrunner chromosome 13, arahy.Tifrunner.gnm2.J5K5, whole genome shotgun sequence):
ctatttttttaaaaagtaatcaataaaaatatgaatCATGGGTGCATAAAATATTATACACAGAGACATAGTTGAGGTTTTATAATTTAAAGAATCTTTCCGAGTTTAATGAAAAATGAAATGTCTCCTAAACAAAATAGTACAAAATAGTACAAGATGTTATGATTTTGACTATaaagattgaatttgaattataaaaaaatatcttctggAAGATCTATGTGTATTTATTGGTTTGAAATTGAGCTATTAACTAATTTATATGAGTTGCTGACTTGCTGCTattaaatttagtatttttatttgggGCAATACATCTATATATGTTTTTGTACTTAATCGGAAATGTTTGATaatcaaagaaaatcagccaaaaacaatcataacttgccttatttagtattcattaattgttgcgacagttaatgaattttaaataaaacaagttctagctgttttttttttgtctccctaaCATTACCCGTACCTAATATATGAAGTCATAGAGTCAAACAagacattaaaattttaatttgtgaattGGAGGAGGCTGCTTCCTAAGCTTGGTTGCTTGTTCAAAGGAATAAGCAATTTCAATGAGCTTAGGCTCTGATCCTTTCAACCCTCCAAAACATATTCCAAATGGTGCACCCTTTTCATATCCTGCTGGAACCATTACTCCTGGGTAACCTCCAATAGCAAGTATGCTACTAAAGCTTGAAAATGGTGCCACCACGGCATctagtttatttcttttcattAGTTTCTCAAACCCATTCTTGGATATTCTTGTCATATTTAATAATGCTCCATTTAGTTGTTTCCCAATTCCACTTGTCTTCTGAGCTTCCAGCATGAGATCTTGGCCATACTCATCAATCTTCTCCTGCCATTTCCATACCATTGTTTGTTAAGTTGGTATTCATTGTTCACACTGTGCAAAATACAAAGGAAAAAAGGACTTCTCAAATTACTCACCAGTTTTGAATGTTTCTTGTTGAAAGCTATCACATCGGCTAAGCTTCTTACCGGTGAAGCAACCAAGTCTTTGAGGTATGCATTCAAGGCTAGTTCGAATTCAATATCCAGTGCAATGGATTCACTTTGATCATAACTGAGTTCATTTATGTTATCCGTCTTCAAATTATCAACTAAAACTGCACCTCTTTGCCTGAGTTTCAATGAATTATATTAGAAATACTAACATTCATTAGAAGTAATAGTTGGCACAAATATAAATAGCAATTTGATTACCTTAAGGTGCTCATATGAAGCTTAAAAGTTTCTTGCAGAAAAGCATCATCCCCAGAATTGAAGAATACTCTCACCACTCCTAGTCTCTTTCCTCTTAGTCCATCTTTCCTTAGAAATTGAGCATAACCACCTTTGGGGACAAATTTTGATGCTTCAATTGTTGCCTTATCATTAATATCTATGCCTGCAATGGTTTCAAGAACATAGGCAGCATCTGATACAGTCCTGCAAATTGGCCTGCACCAGCCCACAAAATTTTGCACATTAAATTCTTGAGAAAAACCCAAAACAGCCCCGgcccttgacaaaaaaaaaaataccaacctGGCCCTGAGCTTTACTTTTATGGGACGGATTAGCCCCTGTGCCAACAaaaatcaatgttatttttttaggcACAGGGCTAATCAGTCCTAAAAAAAAAGATCAGGGGCCGGattggttgttttttttttc
Coding sequences:
- the LOC112792615 gene encoding probable amidase At4g34880 yields the protein MASTSVYASSFLQFIFLILLVTLSSVLPVATFSKEQFSIEEATVHDLQLAFQRNQLSSRKLVEFYLKRIQSLNPVLRGVLEVNPDALTQADNADQERKTKPQGPFSALHGIPILVKDNIATKDKLNTTAGSYALLGSVVPRDAAVVTRLRKAGAVILGKASLSEWSHYRSSNAPSGWSARGGQGKNPYTGDDPCGSSSGSAISVATNMVTVSLGTETDGSILCPSSYNSVVGIKPTVGLTSRAGVVPISPRQDTVGPICRTVSDAAYVLETIAGIDINDKATIEASKFVPKGGYAQFLRKDGLRGKRLGVVRVFFNSGDDAFLQETFKLHMSTLRQRGAVLVDNLKTDNINELSYDQSESIALDIEFELALNAYLKDLVASPVRSLADVIAFNKKHSKLEKIDEYGQDLMLEAQKTSGIGKQLNGALLNMTRISKNGFEKLMKRNKLDAVVAPFSSFSSILAIGGYPGVMVPAGYEKGAPFGICFGGLKGSEPKLIEIAYSFEQATKLRKQPPPIHKLKF